The Borreliella andersonii genome has a segment encoding these proteins:
- a CDS encoding ATP-dependent RNA helicase → MNDLKLPIYKYKDELIKVLKTHNVLIVESPTGSGKTTQLPRIIYEAGFAKLGKIGVTQPRRIAAISIAEYIAKHIGVNVGEEVGYKIRFEEITSLKTKIKLMTDGVLLQELKKDTLLYEYDVIIIDEAHERSLNIDFILGLIKDISRKRDDFKIIISSATINTKIFSKYFNNAPVVSIETITYPVQIIYNPPLLNTSKGMILKIKEIVSNVIKEKKAGDILIFLSGEKEIKETIKELQELNSKKNLIIFPLYGRMPKEAQEQIFMTTPKNKRKIIVSTNIAETSITVENIKIVIDSGKVKTNKFQTKTHTYSLQEVPISKSSATQRAGRAGRLSKGTCYRLYKREDYQLREDYQKEEIYRTDLSEVVLRMADIGIRDFTHFDFISKPSTHSIQTASKILKSLDAINNKNELTEIGKYMILFPLIPAHSRALVEAMINYPQAIYQTTIGLSFLSTSGIFLLPQNEEMEARQAHLKYKNPMGDLIGFINIFEDFKKAPNKEAFTKENYLDLQGLEEIANVQMQLESIVSKLNIPITQKGVFDNEGYLKSIMRGMRDYICFKTSKKKYKTIKAQNVIIHPGSLISTDSVKYFVAGEIIETTKMYARSIGVLKKEWIDDIILNEEFKHKDISGKEKQIATTEQTKIINEIKIGKKFFKVEYKNNIYAIKINLEVLKEMIFKNELNNQNNEDLKKIKMQLMHKNITVFNNKKFLETIEIIKNMGKDWHCIKKYETKNVNIDETEKMKNLLECTMQFISSPPKKNALFLSLETDYSGNFRLKPKQNFIMAVEVSMESIKSLIENKEYIQKLHFIKKLINKVYKKLNYFF, encoded by the coding sequence ATGAATGATCTCAAACTCCCAATTTACAAATACAAAGATGAATTAATAAAAGTACTGAAAACACATAATGTTTTAATTGTAGAAAGTCCAACAGGTAGTGGAAAAACCACCCAACTACCAAGAATAATATATGAAGCAGGCTTTGCAAAATTAGGAAAAATTGGAGTAACTCAACCAAGAAGAATAGCTGCAATATCAATAGCTGAATATATTGCTAAGCATATTGGTGTAAATGTTGGAGAAGAAGTTGGTTATAAGATAAGATTTGAAGAAATTACAAGCCTAAAAACCAAAATAAAATTAATGACTGATGGAGTACTTCTGCAAGAGCTAAAAAAAGATACACTACTTTATGAATATGACGTAATAATAATAGATGAAGCACACGAAAGAAGTTTAAACATCGACTTTATATTGGGTCTTATTAAAGACATTTCAAGAAAAAGGGATGATTTTAAAATCATAATTTCGTCTGCTACGATAAACACAAAAATATTTTCAAAATATTTCAATAATGCTCCGGTTGTTAGTATTGAAACTATCACTTACCCAGTACAAATAATATACAATCCTCCTCTTTTAAACACATCAAAAGGAATGATATTAAAAATAAAAGAAATTGTCTCAAACGTAATAAAAGAAAAAAAAGCAGGAGATATTCTTATATTTTTATCTGGAGAGAAGGAAATAAAAGAAACTATAAAAGAATTACAAGAATTAAACTCAAAAAAAAATTTAATAATATTTCCTTTATACGGCAGGATGCCTAAAGAAGCTCAAGAGCAAATATTTATGACTACTCCTAAAAATAAAAGAAAAATAATAGTGTCAACAAACATAGCAGAAACCTCAATCACAGTTGAAAATATTAAAATAGTAATAGATAGTGGAAAAGTCAAAACAAACAAATTTCAAACAAAAACTCATACCTATTCGCTCCAGGAAGTTCCAATTTCAAAATCATCAGCAACTCAAAGAGCCGGTCGAGCAGGAAGACTTTCAAAAGGAACTTGCTATAGACTTTATAAAAGAGAAGATTATCAATTAAGAGAAGATTACCAAAAAGAAGAAATATACAGAACAGACCTATCTGAAGTAGTACTAAGAATGGCAGATATTGGAATTAGAGATTTTACCCACTTTGACTTTATTTCAAAACCATCAACGCATTCAATTCAAACCGCAAGCAAAATATTAAAATCGCTGGATGCTATAAACAATAAAAATGAACTTACAGAAATTGGGAAATATATGATATTATTCCCATTAATACCAGCACATTCAAGAGCATTAGTCGAAGCAATGATAAATTACCCACAAGCGATTTATCAAACCACAATAGGCCTATCATTTTTATCCACAAGTGGGATTTTTCTACTACCCCAAAATGAAGAAATGGAAGCTAGACAAGCACACTTAAAATATAAAAATCCAATGGGGGATTTAATTGGATTTATTAATATCTTCGAAGATTTTAAAAAAGCTCCAAATAAAGAAGCTTTCACAAAGGAAAATTATTTAGATCTACAAGGACTCGAAGAGATCGCAAATGTACAAATGCAACTTGAAAGCATTGTTAGCAAATTAAATATACCAATAACACAAAAAGGTGTTTTTGACAACGAAGGATATTTAAAATCAATAATGAGAGGAATGAGGGACTATATTTGCTTTAAAACTTCAAAAAAGAAATATAAAACCATCAAGGCTCAAAACGTAATAATTCATCCCGGATCACTTATTAGCACCGACTCTGTAAAATATTTCGTTGCAGGAGAAATTATAGAAACTACAAAAATGTATGCAAGATCTATTGGCGTCTTAAAAAAAGAATGGATTGATGACATTATCCTTAATGAAGAGTTTAAACATAAAGACATATCTGGTAAAGAGAAACAAATAGCAACCACTGAACAGACAAAAATTATCAATGAAATCAAAATAGGAAAGAAATTTTTCAAAGTGGAATACAAAAATAACATTTATGCAATAAAAATTAACCTAGAAGTGCTAAAAGAAATGATTTTTAAAAACGAACTAAACAATCAAAATAATGAAGATTTGAAAAAAATTAAAATGCAATTGATGCATAAAAATATAACGGTTTTTAACAACAAAAAATTTTTAGAAACTATAGAAATAATCAAAAACATGGGAAAAGATTGGCATTGTATAAAAAAATATGAAACAAAGAATGTAAACATTGACGAAACTGAAAAAATGAAAAACCTTTTAGAATGTACAATGCAATTTATAAGCTCGCCCCCTAAAAAAAATGCTCTTTTTTTATCATTGGAAACAGATTATTCTGGAAATTTTAGACTAAAACCCAAACAAAATTTCATAATGGCAGTAGAAGTATCTATGGAAAGCATAAAAAGCCTTATAGAAAACAAAGAATACATACAAAAATTACATTTTATAAAAAAATTAATAAATAAAGTTTACAAAAAATTAAATTACTTTTTTTAA